CTACTGCTAGTGCCAAGTCTCAATGTGTAGTAATTTCATAATGCGGTTGCTATTATATTATACTTTAGTTATCACATCTAAATAAAAATCgaagaaataaattttaaaaatattcaaattgaaAACGAATAGACGGTGTTCGATATAAACAcattattaaaaaatcaaacatCGAAAAATCGTAGCCCAGAAAAGATCTTTAAGAGCAAAAATCATGCGGAACATAACTTGTggatattataaaaaatatagaaaagtgTAAAAATTGTccttaaattatgtgaaatgaataaaaataccTTATGTTTATATTTTAATCTAAAAATGTTCTTGCCGTCAAtattttggtccaaaaatgcctttattattatttaatgggtcaaaaatgtcatttttcaaataaatatattatttattttctttttgaatacatattttttttctaataatatttcttttattagcaaatgtttattctacttcaattagataaatttaaaaattaaacatatttcttattttattataattattttttattgttatttgaataaatattaatgatggatttattatgatcttatatatatgacatatattgtAACGACCGGAATCGTCGTTAGTTACGATTAAAAAGAAATTGCAAGAATTTGGCTTGACTGGGTCCCACCATCCCCccagagcgggatggtcccgCCTCAGCGGCACCGCCAGAGCGGGAATATGGACGCCACAGCAGGATGTCGtgggacagaacttaagtcgGGAATTTCTTATTTCTCCCATTTCTCTCAAGTGGAAGTTAGAAGCGAGGGTTTCTGCAAAACCCTCCAAAAAGACTACTCCTGGCCTGTGGAGAATTGGGGAGGGAATCTTAACATTTGGAAGGCTTCAACCAGTAGAATTCAATCTGGTCTTGCCTGTAGAACAACTGAAACCAATGAATTCAGCAGCATTATCTTCTCACGGTTGCTTGgcacccaggtaggctaggcttttcttttctgagtagtaaatctatacctatTATGTAGTATAGAAGGAAACGTAATGAGAAATCGTATAATTAAGCTGGGGTCATAGGTCACTAGCAGAAATTCGATTGAAAAGGAGTTGTAATGATTTGAAAAGTGTGTTGGGTGTGATATTATTGCATACAAACAGTTATTTTATAATGGGCATAGTATTGTATACAGGGATATAAAACTAAGTAGATATTGATGATAAACCCTAAGGGTTTGGTAGTGTGGGTGTTGGTTTGGTTCCCGAAGTTGTCTTAATGTGTGTAATTGTGTTACTTATGACATGCCTAAATGTGTACTGATAGGGAAAACAAGTTAGTTCTTATACAAATGATTATATGATGGCTTGTTTGTGATGAACCCATTCTGTTGATATAATGTGatatattgttggtattttaTGATTGGTTTGTATAActagatcgggtgtcactttccgacacatatttggattagGTGTCACCTTTCCACACAAATATGACTGGATTGGATCCCTTAagagggccaagtatgtgtATGTGTGAATGTTCCCATAAGAGGACCTGATGATATTTGTAATTCATGTAATATAAGGTTAGTAGCAAGTGCGCCATGGATTAAGAACCTATAAACGAACTCTTGAGTTGAAGTGTTGGTTATAAAGAATTGTGAGGTTGAACAACTTATTGGTAGGTAAGAGTATGGGTTGTACTGGGTCTTGATGTGATATATGTGTTATAAACGCATTCTATATTTATAGGCTTAGAGGTTGAGGTTCTTGCTGATCAGGAGTCTTATCATTGAGACTTCAACGAGTAGTTGAGATAGTAATAGTGGTTACCTAAAATCGGGTCAAGTAGAAAGTGTGGGTGTGAGAGGGCTAGGCCCTGTGTCGTGAGGCAATTGATCTAATACCAATGATGGTTGGGTGGAACAAGTGAGTGGTTAAGGTTGTTGGGTGGAGACTGTTAGTTGATTGAGCAATTGTAAGGTAGGGATCATAACCGACAGGTCTTAAGTTGTAACTAAGGTGGTAGTGGAGCTCTGAAGTTTGGAGTGGTGAACACCTTAGGTGAGAGTAAGGAGTGTACTTATTTGGTTGGAGTGGATAAAGTGATaaacttaattattatgatatcttttatttttctgttcatatattacgcggtgggtatcagattgaacgatgatacctactagtacatgttgtttgtactgatactactcttgctatgtcacttggcatagtctagtTGCAGGATCAGTTATGTCttttaggtgaagacgaagacgATCCTCCAGAagcttctatttttccttcctCTTGGTGGAAGCTGGGTCATTGgtattttagtttatttctactcttagcagctcttgtacctgttttagACTAGCATCCATAGGGAATTTTATGTGTTATTCTTATACAAGTGAttacttcatatttttataaacttttgGCTTAATTAATCAGGTTGTTGATTTAAATTCTGCAATGTTTTTATATAAGGGGTTAAGGATTCTCCTACTTAGATCATAGAGTAGGTGCCCTCACGGCCAagtgggttgggtcgtgacatatattatccgttaaaacttagagtacatgaaattattttattttaattgttaaaatgagattaagaagaaaaatatattttcctacatttttattacttaaagtggtttaaaaagaaagaaaacaagaatagagttccttaaaagtaatatttttataaggaacaagatttatttttttaaatatatatatatatatatatatatatatatatatatatatatatatatatatattcgaaaaaggacatttttgacccattttgtAACAATAGAAATATTTTTAGACTAAACTATCAACAACAATGACATTTCTGGACCAAAATATTAACGGCAGTGACATTTTTGGACAAAACTAtaaatgaaagacatttttgttcatttcaaacaGTTTATGGACATATACACTCCAAAATTTGGACGGTAAGCACATTGATGTCCTAAAAGTATAACAAAGGATATACACATCGCATTTACGATAGTTCGAGagtatatttatctttttttcttatgaGGAGTGAAAATTAAAGACCGGCAAAATAGGAGCAAAAGTGCAAAAGAATTGATTTCTAGTCTACTtgtaattcttttttttagttttacgttcttttctttttatgagGTCTATactttcattaaaaataaatttaataaaatcattttattCTATTCATTTTGTAAATAGACCGGAGATCTTAATTCATCATCAAATTACTACACATAACTTAaactcatattaatatatattatacttcatagttatttgaattataatatatgtactataaattatgatatatgtaatcgtaagttatattatttgaaaattatgttatgtttagaggTCCAAGTTGAAAAGATATATCCCATCAAAGCcatgtattttgtattttaaaatggAATCTAAGTTCAATATGATGGAACTGCTGGCATGAGcaagtaataataatagcagtACAAATAATAAAGCAGCAAATACAACAGATAACTGCCCCCAAATTTCTAGTAAAGTTACGCAACTTTAGTTGGACAATTTACGCTCTATACTCCGTTACTTTgcaagacaaaaaaaaatagcGTGAGAAATCCTATAATTAACTGTACCAATCAAGGAAGAGGATTGAAAATGTAAGTACAAATAGAAAGAGCAAAAGAAAAGTTCTGCTGCTGCTGTTCCGTTGAATGGCTTGTGACAGTTCTTTGTTACCAAGTTCCACATTTTGGGTAGCTTCAACTGCCTGAAATAAAAAACCATAAATTCATACCAGTTGAAACTCGAAGAAGGCATAGACTTCACCGAGAACTTCCGTGAAGTATACAGTTATCAAAACCCAACTAGCGGATTAACTTCTTAATACTTAATACAGCAGGATACAATTTATAATGACATGATCTGCCAATggaagaataacaacaacacaaATACGTCTCAGTCCAAACAAGTTGGAATCAGTTATATGAATCCCCAGTTTTTCATTTCATATCTTCCAGTGGAAGATATCATTCTAAAATCTGTTCAATGCACTTCAAAGAAACATGTGGCCGGGACCATGTACAAACACGTCTTCCATGGTTTCATTATTTTAtaatctttctttcttcttttcttgtcaTGCATGTATGTCTATTGCTGACAATTGTTAAGCTCAGGAGGCAAATGGGGACTTAGAATGCTTGATATGCTTAATGAACAAATTAAAGTATAACAGCATAAAGAGTAGACATGGAATAATGAAAGATCTGCGAATTCTGATGTTAGTTAGTTCCAACTAGGAGATGGTTACAAATGGCAAAGTTAATAGAGAAAATGCAGAGATTGTCTGAATTACTTAAACAAAGTGAGATAAAATGATTTTGTTGGCATGTTTAACATGATAAAAGCTCTATCCAACTAGAAAGTAAAATAGCAACAATACCGCTAACCTGCTCATATAAAAGCTCCATCTGTTGGGCCTGTTGCAAAACATGAGTAGACAGAAGATGGTTTAACGCAGACATTTCCACCATCTTTGTTTCTGTTTCTTGAACAGAATCCAGGAGACTGTTCAGCTCTACCTGCACCATTCGAGTGATCATAGTAGGTAAGTGTACAGGAACGGAGTATATGTGATTTCTAGCTTTAAGAATGCTTGTTTGCCAGAACAAAATCCTCTATCAGCAAACTTCCCACTTACCTGGAGGGCACGTGTTTCATCGTCCAAAAGTTGTTCTTGGACTCTTATAGGTGCTGCTTGTGTATCAGGGTCCCTGAGACCCTCAGAGTCCCTTTTCATGTCGGGGTCCAAACTACTAGAAGCAGAGGTCTCTGTAGCATTTGATTTGGTAGTGTTATTACGTTTCCTTCTTGGTGTCACTCGGTTAATAGCATCTTGAAAGCGCACTGCCCGCAACTGGTCAAACTGTGATGTGACAGAGTGAAGcttttcacttaaaattaaaacCTGCAGTACAAAAGCAAACAATGAATATGGGATGCATCCACACTCCAAGAATGAAAAGCACAGCAGTGCACCATTAGATGTATATACTACTAAAGCACTTTCACCTACTGTGGATCTCATGATAAACCAGAAGAAATATGCTTTCAAATGCCTCGGCACTATATTCTAAAagatcttttctttttctttttctttttcttttacatcTTCAGCCTCACTCTTAGTGTACACAAGAGGCAGTTTGCAAACAAGTAAAAGAAACAGCTTTAGACCTACTTTCATCTGATTACAGACCATCGGGTAGGTTGAAAAACTAAATTTACATCATCAAGAGGTATTAACAATCACCACAATCTAGAGACTTCAATTACTCCATCTGCAGTTGCAGGAGTATGCCAATACGACTCAGTAATGTGTTAGGCAAATCACAGAACTACCACACCACACATCCACTTTCTAAGAAGAAAAATTCAGGGAAAGAAAATCTGCAGCAGTAAGAGATCCAAATTTAAAATAGGAACATGAATACTCttcaaatagaatcataatgaAGACAACAATTTTGAAGTACTACTGCTGACATCAGAGATCATTTAcataatttctctatttaaaaCAGGTTATTCATAGAAAGTAAGAAACCCCAGAGAATGGGGGACAAAATAACTGTAATATGACAATTACGACAGTATTCTGCTGATTGTAGAAAATTACACAAAAATATCAACTTTCCAAATagctaaataaaattaatttttaagctGAAGTAtctaacatagacacatgaaccCGTTATCAAAAGAATAGTCACATGGATATAAGTGTATTCTACTAATAGAGTCACATCAAAGACAAGGACACAACATTAACTGCCCATTTGAATTGGCTTATTTTAGGTGCTTTTAAGCTAAAATAGCTTTTAAACAATTTTGAGTGTTTGGGTAAAGTTAAAAAGTGCTTATAAGAACTtgccaaaataacaaaaatccaaacaggctctaactCCTCTAACATCACAGGTCACCTAGTAATATCTTTAATTCAAACAGTATCGACAAAGTTACTTCAGAATTTCCAAATACCAGTGGAAAGTGGAAACTGGAAGAGATGTATCAGGAAGCAGTCCTAATCAAATTATGAGAATATTTGATCACTATATTGTATGTAGCAACCATACCACTCCATGCTTGTGTGCTATAGTATCAGCATTTAGATTGTCACCCTTCAAACCAAGCCATCCCTTTGAATTTGCATCTTCCTCGTTTATACTATTTCTGAGAACGTCTATCTGCTCTTTGCATGATTTTACAAAAATAGTAACCTGAAGAAAGTTGTGTTAGTAAAATCCTTCCAAGTTTTTTTAACTCTAACTTCACAATCTTGATTAAGTGAATTAGCATTCAAAACAAAGCTGCACAATAAGAAGTCAACCACAAAGGTGGACAAGAAGGAAAATGAGACGcaattttatcaaatatttcaagggATTAAACAAAGATGTAGTTTTCAACTTTTCATAAGAAATTGACTATAGTAAATGGCAGGAGAATAAATCAAACACAGCACCTTGGTGCAGAAGTGCCAATTCAGTAGGTCATAGTTTACAGTCAACCTTGGAGTTAGAGTACTGTAACCACCAACCAATTTCTATTGGCTTTCATCCGTAATACTCTTAGTAATATCTCAGGATCTATATTATTGCCACTGAACTTAATattgtttataaaaatattaaaaattcgTTTAGCAATATAAAAACTGAAAATGAAAAAACAAGAAGATCGAACTTCAGAAAAATGTTCAAGATGTATAGCAGGGCTAATTTATTCCATCATACACTGTTCTTCTCCTGGTTTTAAAAATTACAAATGTGGGCTAACCCTAAAAGCAACAATGAGCTACTGAACACTTATCCAAGGTCCAGGAGGAGTTTGGGATTATGATTCCATGAAACGGGAACTGCGGATCAGGACTCACTTTTTCAATAGACTGCCCTTGGTCATCCCTGCCAACCAGACCAAAAACAGAAAGAATCTTTCTTGGAGTGTTATTATGTTAGATTTACTCTTTTACTAGATCCATACCTAAAACTAAGGAAAAAACGCCCCTTCTCATAACATTATGTCTTTCATACCAATTGACTGCCTTTTGAATAATTCTTAGAGAAATCATGCACTGCAACATTAGGCCCCATAAGAAAAATGCAGGTGAAGTGAGATTGGACACAACTGTGGTACCAGAATGTATACAATTCAGATATACAGACCCAGTTTACTAAAAGAATGACATGATAGataaaaatacaacaacaacaacaacaacaacccagtgaaatcccacaacgtggggtctggggagggtagattgtacgcagaccttactcctaccaaggtaggacggctgtttccgagagaccctcggctcaaaaaaaaagcggaaaagggggtcagataaagttaaaaaaattcaaagcactatagaaaaataaaccacgaaggcatcacagataaaatagagtaatcaaaagtactgaaagcaataaatagtaacagaaatagcataaatgagagtacaaggaattgtaatgtgctagtgcgcctatgaatagggaagaataacgagactatgtactagccttctaccctaatgtgggtcctccacagcctcctatctaaggtcatgtccacggtaagctgtaactgagtcatgtcatgtctaatcacctctccccaatacttcttcggcctacccctacctcttctgtagccatccatagccaacctctcacaccttctcactgggtcatctgtgtctctcctcttcacatgcccaaaccatctcagtcgcatttcccgcatcttgtcttccaccgaggccactcctaccttgtcccgaatagcctcatttctaatcctgtcgctcttggtgtgaccacacatccatctcaacattctcatctcggcaactttcatcttttgaatgtgagagatcttaactggccaacactctgccccatacaacatagccggtctaaccaccactttgtagaatttgcccttaagttgtggtggcaccttcttatcgcatagcactccggaagcgagcctccatttcatccacgctgccccaatacgatgtgtgacatcatcgtcaatttccccgctgccttgcatgatagacccaagatacttgaaactacttctcttttgaatagcttgggcaccaagcttaacttccacgccaacctcgtgaggtgtctcactaaacttgcactctaagtactctgtcttggtcatactcagcttaaaccctttagactccaaggtatgtctccaatcctccatcttagcattaactccactacgagtctcatcaatcaggactatgtcatccgcgaaaagcatacaccatggcacctcaccttgaatttgtcgcgtcaatgcatccattaccaaggaaaataaaaatggacttagagctgatccttgatgcaactccATCCCAACTGGgaaatgctctgagtcccctcctactgtccttaccctggttttggctccctcatacatgtccttgatcaccctaatgtatgccacaggtacatctttagcctccaaacatttccatagtatctctcttggaactttatcgtaggccttttctaagtcgatgaataccatatgcaagtccctcttcctctccctatattgctccaccagtctcctcataagatggatggcttctgtagttgagcatcccggcataaatccgaactggttctctgaaatagacacgcctctcctcaccctcatctccaccactctttcccacactttcatagtgtggcttagtaacttgatacctctatagttgttgcaactctggatatcccctttgtttttgtatagagggatcattacactcgacctccattcttcgggcatcgttgccgttttaaagatgacattaaataacctagtcagccactccaaacctaccaagctggcactcttccaaaattccccaggaatctcgtcaggtccggttgctcttctccagcgcatcctacgaacagcacccttaacctcttcgaccttaatactcctgcaatatcCAAAATTGCGACGCCtctctgtatgttccaaatctcccaacacaaagtctctgtcccctacgtcattcaagagtttatggaagtatgactgccacctctgtttaatgagagtctcttctaccaatacttttccatgctcgtccttaatacacttcacttggtccacatcgcgttcccttctcgcccgcgccctggctagcttgaacaatttcctatccccacctttttcttctagttcagcatagaggcgttcaaaagctatcgtttttgccgtcgaaacagccgacttcgcctccttcttcgccatcttataaagttccttatTCGTCCACTCCTCCACCTCAtccgtgctttctatcaacttcgcgtatgccattttctttgcttccaccttcccttgcacttctacattccaccaccagtccccttgatgtcgactacgactgcctgtcgagactcccaacacttcccttgctacaaccctaatacaactagtcgtcctatcccacatactgttcgcatccccactactattccAGGCCCCcatgtccttcaatttctctcccatctctagagcactagccgtggtcaaactcccccatctgatcctaggtcgatcattcccgaccctcttcttcctcgtcatcttgatccctaaatccattaccaagagcttatgtcgggttgtaaggttgtctatcggaatgaccttgcagtctttgcacagacctttatcatccttcctaaggagtaaaaagtctatctgagtcttagccaccgaactactgAAGGTTACCAAATGGTCCtccttttttggaaaattcgaattaactatcaccaacccaaaagctcttgcgaactccaaaagtgaaactcctcctccatttctgtccccaaaaccaaagcctccatgcacatcgtcataccctcccgaaatagacccgatgtgcccattgaagtcacctcccacgaaaagcttctcagtaggcggtatgcttcccactaactcgtccaaatcctcccaaaagcgcctcttctcctcctctactaagcccgcttgcggcgcataagcactaataatgttcaaagtggtcccttcaatgaccaccttaatcgacatcatcctatcagtgattctcctaacctccaccacctgatcccttagatcactgtctactaaaatgcctaccccattcctatactttgatctaccagagaaccaaagcttatacccgtctacctcttTAGCTTTagtacctacccatttggtctcttggacacaagctatattaatcttccttttcttaagaatcttaactagctctattgactttcccgttaacgtcccaatgttccaagaacctactcttagTCTAGACTCTCCTTTAACCcatttacccctccttaccctcgtccccgaccctaaatgagaacatgaccctaatccaccatcactatccaaagccacgaaaacgcgTATGAACTACTAAAGTATTAAATggtctaaagtcagcaaaatataacgacaagtgtatgaacaaagaatatttggaaaccggaggtaccaactccagttgaaaagaaCCTGGTTCACGCCGGAAATATTGTTCGCGCGctggaaacactgttcacgtgcctgaaacactgttcacgtgccggaaacactgttcacgtgCCGGAAATACTGTTCACTCGCCGGAAACTGTTCATTCGCCGGAAATACCGAAATACCTGTGCAAAAACTGCCCGAAAATCTACTGGTGGAGGATTTTCGATCGCAGTCAAAGAggaaaaaggagaagagaaaaaaaatacaaagaagAAGGAAGGAAGAGATGAAGAGAGAGAACAGAAGGGGGGGAGATCTGGCCGGAAATAGTCTTCGCCGGAGGCCGCTAGGGGAGGTGTTGGCCTGGGTGTAGGTGGGATGGAGATGGGGGGGTCAGGGGGgtagggggtgggggtgggggagtCACTTACCGTTGGAAGATGAGAGGAGAGAGAAGAGAGCAAATAGAGGAATGCTACAAGAGGTCTATGTGGGTGATAATTAACAAAGAAAAAGGCAAGTGCTATAGAATGACTTGATACCAATAACATTATATTGGAGTAAATGTTGGGTCCAAAAGCCAACATGTCCACAAGATGAGTGTTGTATGAATATAGATGTTAAGATTGATGCTTGCCATAAACAATTTGAAAAGATTATAAGTTACCACATCAGATAGAAAGAACAAGTAGCAAAGGCAGAGGAGGTCAAATTTCGATTGTTGTGAAAGTTACTGAATGAATCTATTAGAAAATGCAAAAAAGGGCTAGTGATTTGTATATAACTTTGTATGACttttctcttctatttttaGCAAGTGTAAGTAGCATGCATAGAGGATAACCTAAGAGAACATTATATGAGATGATTAGGGCATGTCCTACATAAACCTCTGAAAGCACTACTTCAAAGATGTGATACTCTGGTGATTAAAAGTTCTAAAGGTAAGTAGTAGACTCAGAATCATGAGGTAAGCATATTATGCAATGGAAGAGGAGGAACCATATGGATGATACCAATTGACTTGGATAAAGGCATAGTTGTTCTTACACTTGCATTTGAACCCAGCGATATAAGCGTGAGACTTTGTGAACATTTAATTTTAGCTAATCCCTAATTTGCCTTGAAAGgatactcttttt
This region of Solanum dulcamara chromosome 9, daSolDulc1.2, whole genome shotgun sequence genomic DNA includes:
- the LOC129904706 gene encoding syntaxin-81-like produces the protein MPKVRDRTEDFKDVARRSALSLGYDESKTAALLASFIMHKPRQRSGFTRAALKTLESIGTLEQFLMKNKKDYVDLHRTTEQERDSIEHEVTIFVKSCKEQIDVLRNSINEEDANSKGWLGLKGDNLNADTIAHKHGVVLILSEKLHSVTSQFDQLRAVRFQDAINRVTPRRKRNNTTKSNATETSASSSLDPDMKRDSEGLRDPDTQAAPIRVQEQLLDDETRALQVELNSLLDSVQETETKMVEMSALNHLLSTHVLQQAQQMELLYEQAVEATQNVELGNKELSQAIQRNSSSRTFLLLFLFVLTFSILFLDWYS